A window of Natranaeroarchaeum aerophilus contains these coding sequences:
- a CDS encoding HAD family hydrolase: protein MANFEAVLFDLDGTLCRRTQDTDALYARVFERSGEDPFGTPSELWTALSGPPDHDDPIGYYGAGIARVAAQNGRSDADTLALARELVAAIDDSAVELLPGTGAALDAAAAVGRVGVVTNGPADSQRTKLDALGIADRFDTVVCAAELPRAKPHARPFERALDDLDVAPDRALYVGNSLEYDIAGAQNAGLAAAWLRDEQGSGSYDPEYTLNSLADLPAVLGVTDE from the coding sequence GTGGCGAACTTCGAAGCCGTACTGTTCGATCTCGACGGGACGCTCTGTCGGCGTACACAGGATACCGACGCGCTGTACGCGCGGGTCTTCGAGCGGTCGGGCGAGGATCCGTTCGGCACCCCTTCCGAGCTCTGGACGGCGCTCTCCGGGCCGCCGGATCACGACGATCCGATCGGGTACTACGGGGCCGGGATCGCCCGGGTTGCCGCACAAAACGGCCGCTCGGACGCGGACACGCTTGCACTCGCGCGTGAACTGGTCGCGGCGATCGACGACAGCGCGGTCGAGCTGCTTCCGGGGACAGGAGCAGCACTCGACGCCGCGGCGGCAGTTGGACGGGTCGGCGTCGTCACGAACGGGCCAGCCGACAGCCAGCGAACGAAACTCGACGCGCTCGGTATCGCCGACCGGTTCGACACCGTGGTCTGTGCCGCGGAACTCCCCCGGGCGAAGCCCCACGCGCGGCCGTTCGAGCGCGCACTCGATGATCTGGATGTGGCCCCTGACCGCGCGCTCTACGTTGGCAACTCGCTGGAGTACGATATTGCGGGTGCACAGAACGCGGGACTCGCCGCGGCGTGGCTCCGTGACGAGCAGGGGTCGGGATCGTACGACCCGGAGTACACCCTGAACTCGCTGGCCGACCTGCCCGCGGTGCTGGGGGTGACCGATGAATAA
- a CDS encoding ribbon-helix-helix domain-containing protein: MERVTLRIPKQQIDAVEQMVDTGQYPNRSEAIRAAVREMVDEQQETSQNSSKRTWAKV; the protein is encoded by the coding sequence ATGGAGCGTGTGACACTGCGAATTCCGAAACAGCAGATCGATGCGGTCGAACAGATGGTCGACACCGGCCAGTACCCGAACCGTAGCGAGGCGATTCGGGCGGCTGTCCGGGAGATGGTCGACGAACAACAGGAGACCTCCCAGAACTCCAGTAAACGAACCTGGGCGAAGGTGTAG
- a CDS encoding Gfo/Idh/MocA family protein yields the protein MGESFGIGFVGCGFITREAHVPSVEYLPGVHVAAIQNRTRETAESVAARCRSAGWGDPSVYGEGDIGALVADEAVDGLWITSPNFMRVDVVDAAVDAVEDGAKLRGIAMEKPVARTLREAGRIVDRIEDVGLPHAYLENWPHEPEIQQLRDLLWERGRDAGRPYLARSQAEHGGPHSAWFWDGKRQGGGALTDMLCHALAGNHVLLADPERPDGGLDAVSVSADTETLKWAREEYAAELREEYGVDYETTPAEDYARATIRYESEVGDPLISEATGSWCYVGAGVRRSIELLGPEYSGQVVTDEESSSVFVSDALGGGDGWAEKQNATSGRMPIVGESVVDGGYVAENCDAVDAFECGENGSLDLHDGLDVLRLCMAAYRAAETGEDVDLRTADLETFTPPPARG from the coding sequence GCGGATTCATCACTCGCGAGGCACACGTCCCGAGCGTCGAGTACCTGCCCGGCGTCCACGTCGCCGCGATCCAGAACCGAACACGGGAGACCGCGGAATCGGTCGCAGCCCGGTGTCGATCCGCGGGCTGGGGCGATCCAAGCGTCTACGGCGAGGGCGACATCGGCGCGCTCGTCGCAGACGAGGCCGTCGACGGTCTGTGGATCACCAGCCCGAACTTCATGCGGGTCGACGTCGTCGATGCAGCCGTCGATGCGGTCGAGGACGGCGCAAAACTGCGGGGGATCGCAATGGAAAAACCAGTGGCCCGAACCCTCCGTGAGGCGGGCCGGATCGTCGACCGAATCGAGGACGTTGGCCTGCCACACGCATATCTGGAAAACTGGCCGCACGAGCCGGAGATCCAGCAGTTGCGCGACCTGCTCTGGGAGCGCGGCCGGGACGCGGGACGGCCCTACCTCGCCCGCTCGCAGGCCGAACACGGCGGGCCACACTCGGCGTGGTTCTGGGACGGCAAGCGCCAGGGCGGCGGCGCGCTGACCGACATGCTCTGTCACGCACTGGCGGGCAACCACGTCTTGCTGGCCGATCCGGAGCGTCCCGACGGGGGCCTCGACGCGGTCTCGGTCTCCGCGGACACTGAGACGCTAAAGTGGGCCCGTGAGGAGTACGCCGCTGAACTACGCGAGGAGTACGGTGTCGATTACGAGACCACCCCGGCAGAGGACTACGCGCGGGCAACGATCCGCTACGAGAGCGAGGTAGGAGATCCGCTGATCTCCGAGGCCACGGGATCGTGGTGTTACGTCGGCGCAGGAGTGCGGCGCTCGATCGAGTTGCTCGGCCCGGAGTACTCGGGACAGGTTGTCACCGACGAGGAGTCCTCCAGTGTCTTCGTCTCGGACGCGCTGGGCGGAGGAGACGGCTGGGCAGAGAAACAGAACGCCACGAGCGGCCGGATGCCGATCGTCGGCGAGAGCGTCGTCGACGGGGGATACGTCGCCGAGAACTGTGACGCCGTCGACGCCTTCGAGTGCGGGGAGAACGGTTCTCTCGATCTGCACGACGGGCTGGACGTCTTGCGGCTCTGTATGGCGGCCTACCGGGCGGCCGAAACCGGTGAGGATGTCGACCTGCGGACCGCCGATCTGGAGACGTTTACGCCGCCCCCAGCGCGAGGATAG
- a CDS encoding Gfo/Idh/MocA family protein, with amino-acid sequence MTWTFACANFDQMHMNTNVGWVAAHPAAELVGVCDEDSSTSTGSLSAAVSEFDIPDSDVYDDLDICLSETEPDVVIGCPRNDRHAEFVERVAPYDVHIAIEKPLAATLAGGDRILDAVDESDRLFVLNWPVMWDPVLHEVRTLVTDGTIGDVIEVQYYGGNSGAPPEESWFYDPGAGGGSMLDYLGYGATFSTWFRGGDLPTEATAETYVPEDMDVDVQSSTICRFEEGLSAFQTSWRMLTDPWEIQPQPPKGYEIVGTEGAISTRERSAPIRVTTEAEPEGYPVEPSPLPERFENLVAYLIDLLETDTEPSGPADPAFCREAHRIVETARRSADRGETLRLVE; translated from the coding sequence ATGACGTGGACGTTCGCCTGCGCGAACTTCGATCAGATGCATATGAACACAAACGTCGGCTGGGTCGCGGCCCATCCAGCCGCGGAACTCGTCGGGGTGTGCGACGAGGATTCGAGCACGTCGACCGGATCGCTGTCGGCGGCGGTGAGCGAGTTCGATATCCCCGACAGCGACGTCTACGACGATCTCGACATCTGTCTGAGCGAGACCGAACCTGACGTGGTGATCGGCTGTCCACGCAATGACAGACACGCCGAGTTCGTCGAGCGCGTTGCGCCGTACGACGTCCACATTGCCATCGAGAAGCCACTGGCCGCGACACTCGCGGGAGGGGATCGAATACTCGACGCCGTCGACGAGTCCGACCGGCTGTTCGTCCTCAACTGGCCAGTCATGTGGGACCCGGTACTACACGAGGTCCGGACGCTGGTCACCGATGGGACGATCGGCGACGTGATCGAGGTCCAGTACTACGGTGGGAACTCCGGGGCACCTCCAGAGGAGAGCTGGTTTTACGACCCTGGTGCTGGCGGTGGATCCATGCTGGATTATCTGGGCTACGGCGCGACGTTCTCGACGTGGTTCCGCGGTGGCGACCTGCCCACGGAAGCCACCGCCGAGACGTACGTGCCCGAGGACATGGACGTCGATGTCCAGTCCTCGACGATCTGCCGGTTCGAAGAAGGGCTGTCGGCGTTTCAGACCTCCTGGCGGATGCTCACCGATCCGTGGGAGATCCAGCCCCAGCCGCCGAAAGGCTACGAGATCGTCGGTACGGAGGGGGCGATCAGCACGAGAGAACGGAGCGCGCCGATCAGGGTCACGACCGAGGCGGAGCCGGAGGGCTACCCCGTCGAGCCGTCCCCCCTGCCCGAACGGTTCGAGAATCTGGTCGCCTACCTGATCGACCTGCTGGAGACCGACACCGAGCCGTCGGGGCCAGCCGATCCCGCGTTCTGTCGGGAGGCACACCGGATCGTCGAGACGGCACGTCGGAGTGCCGATCGGGGCGAGACCTTGCGGCTGGTCGAGTAG
- a CDS encoding phosphotransferase family protein produces the protein MNKLRDVFETEPRGAAAEAALGSVKEPAVDVEPIHRGNRKRTAVVRFAERGPVVLQVCDERTWLRTEVALLCEIRERTFVPVPPVLTAGSHNGVAYMLTAYVAGADLHERFTGVNAETRRDLAYWFGKALGRLHETFEFDGYGRLLLSDGEFTTEHTDWNRWFRQYGLRAVERLPDAFDPLRDDLRALFEEIPVSDAAPRLFPWDFRPGNALVADGSVTAVLDWEAPLAAPPALSVAKSEYLVADWYVDDPDPLRKAFRDGYSAVRQYPSVHSAHRVVAIAESAVDSCGVVTNPRYPPVGRGDAIDFHTDALQHTLSDD, from the coding sequence ATGAATAAATTGCGGGACGTGTTTGAGACCGAGCCACGGGGTGCTGCAGCCGAAGCCGCGCTCGGAAGCGTCAAGGAACCGGCGGTCGACGTCGAGCCGATCCACCGCGGCAACCGCAAACGAACCGCGGTCGTCCGCTTCGCCGAGCGCGGTCCCGTCGTACTACAGGTCTGTGATGAGCGGACGTGGCTCCGGACGGAGGTCGCGCTCCTGTGCGAGATCAGGGAACGAACCTTCGTGCCAGTTCCGCCGGTGCTCACGGCTGGCTCACACAATGGCGTCGCATACATGCTCACTGCATACGTGGCCGGAGCGGATCTTCACGAGCGATTCACCGGAGTCAACGCGGAGACGCGACGTGATCTCGCGTACTGGTTCGGTAAAGCGCTCGGCAGGCTCCACGAGACGTTCGAGTTCGATGGCTATGGGCGACTTCTCCTCTCTGACGGTGAGTTTACGACCGAACACACGGACTGGAACCGCTGGTTCCGGCAGTACGGTCTTCGAGCCGTTGAGCGGCTCCCCGACGCGTTCGACCCGCTACGTGACGATCTGCGCGCACTGTTCGAGGAGATACCGGTGTCGGACGCAGCACCACGACTGTTCCCCTGGGACTTTCGGCCCGGTAACGCGCTCGTCGCCGACGGGTCAGTCACCGCCGTGCTCGACTGGGAAGCGCCGCTCGCTGCCCCGCCCGCGCTCTCGGTTGCGAAGTCGGAGTACCTCGTGGCCGACTGGTACGTCGACGATCCCGACCCGCTCCGCAAGGCGTTCAGGGATGGCTACAGCGCTGTCAGACAGTACCCGTCGGTCCACTCGGCACATCGTGTCGTTGCGATCGCCGAAAGTGCAGTGGACTCTTGTGGGGTCGTCACTAACCCCCGGTATCCGCCTGTCGGGAGAGGGGACGCCATCGATTTTCATACGGATGCACTGCAGCACACACTGTCTGATGACTGA
- a CDS encoding DUF726 domain-containing protein gives MFAAGGTLGVAGGGAFYVYESLQGDFGDHAAPLSPPVLSTRGTATDTGDAGPVRTEGAWAIDDSSELFLFVHGFDTEDDAARDQAYATQVGLDDLRPAPVAAYSWDSAVNWDAAKRNADANAAPLADWLIDWDRTDGRPIHLVGYSLGARVVCETLRVLEDHGETGVPASVSLLGGAIPYDSVERPGRYGSAIAAVDAQVTNFHSRNDRVLGWVYRVSDRTRAVGHGGINTPDAAPAGYRDVAVTELVDDHYSYFQPGEGCLPQLVEQIE, from the coding sequence ATGTTTGCGGCAGGGGGCACGCTCGGGGTGGCTGGCGGCGGGGCGTTCTATGTCTACGAATCGCTCCAGGGCGACTTCGGGGACCACGCCGCCCCTTTGTCACCGCCTGTCCTCAGCACGCGTGGAACAGCCACCGACACTGGAGACGCAGGTCCAGTCCGGACCGAGGGGGCGTGGGCGATCGACGATTCGTCGGAGCTGTTCCTATTTGTCCACGGCTTCGATACCGAGGACGACGCCGCCCGTGATCAAGCGTACGCAACACAGGTCGGGCTCGACGACTTGCGTCCCGCACCGGTGGCCGCCTATAGCTGGGACAGTGCTGTCAACTGGGACGCGGCGAAACGGAACGCCGACGCGAACGCAGCCCCACTCGCCGACTGGCTGATCGACTGGGACCGAACCGACGGTAGACCGATCCATCTCGTCGGGTATTCGCTCGGCGCGCGCGTCGTCTGTGAAACGCTTCGCGTACTCGAAGACCACGGCGAGACCGGGGTTCCGGCCTCCGTGTCGCTTCTCGGGGGGGCCATCCCGTACGACAGCGTCGAGCGTCCCGGCAGATACGGCAGTGCGATCGCTGCAGTCGACGCTCAGGTCACCAACTTCCACAGTCGAAACGACCGCGTGCTTGGCTGGGTCTACCGCGTTTCCGACCGGACCCGCGCAGTCGGCCACGGTGGGATCAATACCCCCGACGCCGCTCCAGCGGGCTACAGGGACGTGGCTGTCACCGAACTCGTCGACGATCACTACTCGTATTTCCAGCCGGGGGAGGGCTGTCTTCCCCAGCTCGTCGAGCAGATCGAATGA
- a CDS encoding DUF7563 family protein gives MLKLVTESDESATCRNCGAHVSEDFQRVFGDEDHVAHRCRECDTSRRLRRGSVAVGRPSCSPE, from the coding sequence GTGTTGAAACTCGTCACCGAGAGCGACGAGTCCGCCACCTGCCGGAACTGTGGAGCCCACGTCTCGGAGGACTTCCAGCGGGTGTTCGGTGACGAGGATCACGTCGCCCACCGCTGTCGTGAGTGTGATACCAGCCGCCGACTGAGACGCGGGAGCGTGGCCGTCGGACGCCCGTCTTGCTCGCCGGAGTGA
- a CDS encoding double zinc ribbon domain-containing protein codes for MSKITFRADDDLVEEIEAFDASKSEVLREALRSYIEDHEPADSGTSPDSDSLDALVADRVDELIDRRLDERLGQQSTPQDVTVNVSIEDERAQSERKTESSGDVTIEPDDRTCTQCGEGVGDEHVYCPNCGEKASKRSFCECGDELRSDWAFCPGCGRRTPAADVLDPR; via the coding sequence ATGAGCAAGATCACGTTCCGGGCGGACGACGACCTCGTCGAGGAGATCGAGGCGTTCGACGCCTCGAAAAGCGAGGTGCTACGCGAGGCGCTACGGAGCTACATCGAGGATCACGAGCCAGCAGACAGTGGCACGTCGCCGGATTCGGACTCGCTGGACGCGCTGGTCGCCGACCGTGTCGACGAGTTGATCGACCGACGGCTGGACGAGCGGTTGGGCCAGCAGTCCACGCCACAGGACGTCACAGTGAACGTCTCTATCGAGGACGAGCGCGCGCAATCAGAGCGTAAGACAGAGTCATCAGGGGACGTGACCATCGAACCTGACGACAGGACGTGCACTCAGTGCGGCGAGGGGGTGGGCGACGAGCACGTCTACTGCCCGAACTGTGGGGAGAAGGCGTCCAAACGTTCGTTCTGTGAATGTGGTGACGAGCTCCGTTCGGACTGGGCGTTCTGTCCAGGCTGTGGGCGTCGGACACCGGCTGCAGACGTGCTAGATCCTCGGTAG